Proteins co-encoded in one Dendropsophus ebraccatus isolate aDenEbr1 chromosome 9, aDenEbr1.pat, whole genome shotgun sequence genomic window:
- the LOC138801857 gene encoding E3 ubiquitin/ISG15 ligase TRIM25-like, with translation MALAVWGEELTCCICLDIYTEPVTLSCGHSFCRECIQDTFETQEDHGLFSCPECRAVFKTRPMLQRNLRLSNIVETFRTIQSEKGSVIHCSYCVHSIVPAIKTCLSCEASLCAIHVRVHNTSLDHVLADPTTFSKDRKCSKHNKILEYYCTHDATCICISCRLDGDHSGHLVEMLEEASEKKKEELRTVLEKMTSKRKLIEENIQTLKERKGKIHNKMVTLTERVSGLFEEITEQMKALEKEVLGEITKQNDLLSHSVSNLIRQMEIQNEELLAQILEVEQFCSNPDPLTVLRKRVPNYDLPVGSILLPDTGHLDEGLVSLMLHTGVGHVVSLFSNGVESRFPQTIKPRKVSLDVNTAHHKILLSSDRTCASSSPTSMNYPDRPERFRSRQILSSSSFSNGNHYWRVDLSKAKKWIIGVAYRSIERKVDGDKSYVGYNDKSWGLTFRQFLSALHNKTHCRIPLEAPPQRVAIYVDYDAGCLSFYQLQPMRHLHTFTATFTEPLYAAFYLFEDSCIRILQ, from the coding sequence ATGGCTCTGGCCGTTTGGGGAGAAGAGCTGACATGCTGCATCTGTCTGGACATTTACACAGAGCCGGTCACCCTCTCGTGTGGTCACAGTTTCTGCAGGGAATGCATTCAAGACACATTCGAAACTCAGGAGGATCATGGGTTGTTCTCCTGTCCCGAGTGCAGAGCAGTCTTCAAAACACGGCCAATGCTTCAGAGGAACCTGAGGCTCAGTAATATTGTGGAGACTTTCCGGACCATCCAGAGCGAAAAGGGCAGCGTCATTCACTGCTCCTACTGCGTCCACTCCATAGTGCCGGCCATAAAGACCTGCCTGAGCTGTGAAGCTTCTCTGTGTGCCATCCACGTGAGGGTCCACAACACGTCCCTGGACCATGTCCTGGCAGACCCCACCACCTTCTCCAAGGACAGAAAGTGCTCGAAGCACAACAAGATCCTGGAGTATTACTGCACCCACGATGCCACTTGTATCTGCATATCTTGCCGGCTGGATGGTGACCACAGTGGACACTTGGTGGAGATGTTGGAGGAAGCTtctgagaagaagaaggaggaactGAGAACAGTCCTGGAGAAGATGACTTCTAAAAGAAAACTTATCGAGGAGAACATCCAGACTCTGAAGGAACGAAAGGGAAAAATTCATAACAAGATGGTCACTCTGACGGAGCGGGTATCTGGACTCTTCGAGGAGATTACAGAACAGATGAAGGCTTTGGAGAAGGAGGTTctgggggagatcaccaaacagAACGATCTGCTGTCACACTCAGTCTCAAATCTGATCCGTCAGATGGAGATCCAAAATGAAGAGCTGCTGGCACAGATTCTGGAGGTTGAACAGTTCTGTTCTAATCCCGATCCACTGACTGTTCTAAGGAAGAGAGTCCCAAACTACGACCTTCCTGTTGGAagtattctgctgccagacactggaCACCTCGATGAAGGACTCGTGTCTCTCATGTTGCACACTGGTGTCGGTCACGTTGTCAGTCTCTTTTCTAATGGTGTCGAGAGTCGATTTCCCCAAACGATAAAGCCACGTAAGGTCTCACTAGATGTAAACACAGCCCATCATAAAATCCTCCTCTCCAGCGACCGTACCTGCGCGTCCAGCTCTCCCACCTCCATGAATTATCCCGATCGGCCAGAGAGGTTTAGATCAAGACAAATCCTAAGCTCCTCCAGTTTCTCCAATGGGAACCATTACTGGCGAGTGGACTTGAGCAAGGCCAAGAAGTGGATTATAGGAGTTGCCTACCGCAGTATTGAGCGGAAAGTGGACGGGGACAAGTCGTATGTAGGTTATAATGATAAATCATGGGGGCTAACCTTCCGGCAGTTTCTCTCGGCTCTGCACAACAAAACACACTGTAGGATTCCTCTGGAGGCTCCGCCGCAGAGAGTGGCAATCTATGTGGACTATGACGCTGGCTGCCTCTCCTTCTACCAGCTGCAACCCATGAGACACCTGCACACTTTCACCGCCACCTTCACTGAGCCGCTCTATGCCGCTTTCTACCTGTTTGAAGATTCGTGTATCAGAATTCTGCAATGA